AGCTGTTTGATAAGCGTAACGttcatcttgtgcatccattgcACTCACTTTCACACACCGAAATACCGCTGGAGAATTTAACTCCGGTGGAAAATTCCCCACTTCTAACcctaattttcaaaaaaaaaaaaattcaaaactgtTAATTTATGCATTATATCTGAAATTAATCACagaaatacctcaatttcttctatatatctctcctttttataaataatttcacGAAAGTTCCACTTACCTAACAATTTCATCCTTCACACAAAGAAGAAAGAGATAGAaagagatagagagagagagagaaacagAAAGGAATAGAAAGGTGATAGAGTGAAATTTCATTTTAGAGTGTGTGAAAAGAATGGATATAGAATAGACCAGTTAATTAGGTATCCTATTTATCATAGAGATCAAGCTATATAGTTTGAAAATTCGTCACTGACCTAGCTATAAACTAACCATTTCACAAAGAAATTAACAATATCAAAGActctttatatatttatttaattttgttaagttAGAGTTGTTAATATAAATACCTGTGGTAGTGATAGGTAGTGGAGTAGAAGCAAGAGAAGCAGAAACGACAGCAGTTTGAGTTTCTCTGTGTCGTCTAGAGGAATGAAACTGTTGCTgttgttgattttgttgttgcaaCGCAGTGAGTTGCTGTTGTCGTTCACGGCGTTTAGCAGCGGGAACCCAAGTACTTTTAACATGAGTTGAACATTGAAACCCTCTACTCTTACAACAAGTTCTGCATCTAAGATGTGGACAATCCTTCTTCGCTTGGTTACCACAATCTTGACAATTCATTCCACCGCCACTTAAACCAACACCAGGTCTCATCACCGTTAATCCAAATCTCGTTGATTCATCAGAGAATGAAACGGAAACGACGTCGTCGtttatgttgttgttgtcgttgtttCGTCGATTCGTAGTGCTACTACTACCAACACCAAAGGTGTAAAAGTTGTTAAGGTTTTGGTGATGTTGATGTTGATGGTGATGGTGAAAAGAGGAGTGTTGCTGTTGTGGCCATATTTCGAATCCTTTGTTGTAGATCTCTTCGTTTCTGAAAagattgttattgttgttgttattattattttcttcttcttctcttacTTCTTCTTTGCCTCTTCCGCTACTTAGAGAGAAAAACCCTGCCATGTTTTGTAACTGAAAGCTGAAACGATTTCCAATTCAGTTATAGTTATAGTTGTTATAACAATAACATCCatatcagaaagaaaaaaaaaaaaagaagaagctTCCAGAATCTTAAATTAGTTTTTGGAGAGAGAGGTTATGTGTGTTTTGCGTGATCACATACTATAACCGTAATTTTCTTTGGTTTCAAGTGCAAATTAAGTAAGTGGTTTAGTTTTAGGTTTGCTTATTAATTTTCACCCACTcgttctctctcttttttttttctttttaattggattatttttttgttgactCTCACTCATTTTGTCACTGTAGTGAGTTCGTGTGGGGGCATGTTTTGATCAGGTtaattggatttttattttatttttcctattGCAGCTTTTGAGGGGGGATAACTATTTatccattaattaattaataatgagaaaaagtaaaagaaaaggagaggcaaattaaaatgaattaaaaagaaattgagTTAATTGTGTGTATATGGTTCAATTGAATTGAATCCCTCGGCGCAATTATGGCACGGAATTAGAGCCTCTGCTACGCCGCCATGATAACTGCACCCATCCACTCTACTGTTGAAAACCATTTATGAATTACGGTCACAACAATTGAACCcatctttctctctctctctctctctctactgCAGAACAATGAGAAGATTACAGACTGGCTAGTTACTATGTTGCTGAGATTCGAACTCACAGTGTTTGAGAGTGAATGTGTGTGTGCGTAGGGGAACATGAAAATCTGTCACGCTACAGTGatctcttatagtttgagtaaattATGGGCGTTGGATGAATAATCACTGTTGTAGTTTGACTAATAAAGGGATAGGATTGATACACGTGTCTAGTGAGTGGGTTTTGCTTATTCGTCCTTACACCGGAAAACCCGGTGGTACTTTTTTCTCTGACGGTGTACATAATTAAGATGGATTTTCTTCTCTTCCGGTTTTTTATGAGATGAAGCAATCGACAATGTACCCGAGAGAGAATGGAAAGGTATACACGCTGCGTCACTCACACCACATGCACCTGCGTCTCTCGTTCTATCTCACATGTCTCTATCACTCTAATAATCTTCTATTTCTTCATATCCAACGGCTCTCATATCCTTTCATTcacttttattatatttacaaataaaagtGTGAGTAGGGACTCACACTTTTAGTGAAAAACACATAGCAAgagtaatatattaatataataaatgtaTCAATAAATGTCATATGTTAAAATTATGtaataaaaaaggaaattgataaataaaaaaaaattaaagtgttaaatTATACGTGATcattaataactttttaaaaattatttcaatttcaaattgtATTATGTTACAAACTCAAACCTGCAATACTACATTTCTAATATATTGTTCATTTTAGATATGTCATAAAACATCACATTTTATCATTCGTAAAAAGACTGtagtttgaaaaataaatataacgtGAAACATTTCAGTATAATTTCGTGTATAGTCAACCGAAACttg
The genomic region above belongs to Cicer arietinum cultivar CDC Frontier isolate Library 1 chromosome 4, Cicar.CDCFrontier_v2.0, whole genome shotgun sequence and contains:
- the LOC101502242 gene encoding protein SHI RELATED SEQUENCE 5-like codes for the protein MAGFFSLSSGRGKEEVREEEENNNNNNNNNLFRNEEIYNKGFEIWPQQQHSSFHHHHQHQHHQNLNNFYTFGVGSSSTTNRRNNDNNNINDDVVSVSFSDESTRFGLTVMRPGVGLSGGGMNCQDCGNQAKKDCPHLRCRTCCKSRGFQCSTHVKSTWVPAAKRRERQQQLTALQQQNQQQQQFHSSRRHRETQTAVVSASLASTPLPITTTGLEVGNFPPELNSPAVFRCVKVSAMDAQDERYAYQTAVNIGGRVFKGILYDQGLEGNYTSAHGGGAGEGSSGGGEGQQQNLLTTATTSVNNPFEYSSLYPAPLNAFMAGTQFFPPPRS